From the genome of Desmospora profundinema, one region includes:
- a CDS encoding type II secretion system F family protein, whose protein sequence is MDSFVLFLLIITIWFLLLFAGVNYFFYRRDYQEVDKYLAKRITPRNVMSNDFSKRETLHRWMDAMSDTGNKIELLSDPQIIEKDLILAGYPYGLNTDRIQGAKVLGAIGGGGLGFLLYVIGFPLGMILFVFLPVMGYMAPMLLLKVLAKKRQEKMRLELPDFMDMMSITLKAGMGLDEALAYYVTTNKGPLSEEFARLNQEIQFGVQREAAYRSLMERTTSSDLEALIQSMIQANNLGTPIAETFAQQAEEMRRMRAERAKEAAGKAAPKISLVSAFVIAPSIVMLILSAFIYSYFVTRNIFG, encoded by the coding sequence ATGGATTCCTTTGTATTGTTTCTCCTGATTATCACGATCTGGTTCCTCCTGTTATTCGCAGGGGTCAACTATTTTTTCTACCGCCGTGATTACCAGGAAGTGGACAAGTATTTGGCTAAACGCATCACTCCGCGTAATGTGATGTCGAACGATTTCAGCAAACGAGAGACGCTCCATCGTTGGATGGATGCCATGTCCGATACCGGGAATAAAATCGAATTGTTGAGTGATCCCCAAATCATTGAGAAGGACCTAATCCTGGCGGGTTATCCATATGGGTTAAATACGGACCGTATTCAGGGAGCCAAGGTGCTGGGAGCCATCGGTGGGGGTGGGCTGGGGTTCTTGTTGTACGTGATCGGATTTCCTTTGGGTATGATATTGTTTGTTTTTCTGCCTGTCATGGGATACATGGCACCCATGCTTCTTTTAAAGGTTCTAGCGAAGAAGAGGCAAGAGAAGATGCGATTGGAATTGCCCGACTTCATGGATATGATGAGTATCACTCTCAAAGCGGGCATGGGCTTGGATGAAGCCTTGGCCTACTATGTCACTACAAATAAAGGCCCTTTGAGCGAAGAATTTGCTCGCTTGAACCAAGAAATTCAATTTGGAGTGCAGCGAGAGGCAGCATACCGTTCCTTGATGGAACGGACGACCTCATCGGATCTGGAAGCATTAATTCAAAGCATGATTCAAGCCAACAACCTCGGCACTCCGATTGCGGAAACCTTTGCCCAACAAGCGGAGGAAATGAGACGGATGCGAGCGGAAAGGGCAAAGGAAGCGGCTGGAAAAGCGGCACCCAAAATTTCGTTAGTCAGTGCGTTTGTCATCGCTCCTTCGATTGTGATGCTCATTCTGTCTGCATTTATCTATTCATATTTTGTTACTAGAAACATTTTTGGATAA
- a CDS encoding type II secretion system F family protein, with protein MTIAILGAASVFSLFMVLFYALQYRTVKKQTHETMGEKTSVIAEERFSEQLAQKIDQQQWAKRLEPQLKRASLKIRPSEYGALLLAVGLFLFFLLYYWLEAPLWLGIVVATSLTPIGSRLFLASRKFIYVNKINNQLSETCRLLSSAARAGLSIPQGLELVMQELPSPIKDEVAIVVRESRLGRDLEHSLNDMLTRVYSRDLQVFINALIIQRRAGGDLATVLNEMANTMEERKIINKTIDASIAQARYSAYLLPLISLLIVIMMSQMIEGFFDFFTSIFGLIVLVVFIFMQVLAFFLIKKIADIRF; from the coding sequence ATGACCATCGCCATCCTGGGAGCCGCTTCTGTTTTCAGCTTGTTCATGGTTTTGTTTTATGCCCTGCAATACCGCACGGTAAAAAAACAAACCCACGAAACCATGGGTGAAAAAACCAGCGTCATTGCAGAAGAACGCTTCTCAGAACAGCTTGCGCAAAAAATCGATCAGCAACAATGGGCCAAGCGGCTGGAACCACAATTAAAACGGGCCAGCCTCAAGATTCGCCCCTCCGAATACGGAGCCCTGCTGTTGGCGGTTGGACTATTTCTGTTCTTTCTCCTTTACTATTGGTTGGAAGCACCTTTATGGTTGGGGATCGTGGTCGCAACATCGCTGACCCCGATAGGATCTCGGTTGTTTTTGGCATCGAGGAAGTTTATCTACGTCAATAAGATAAACAACCAGTTATCTGAAACGTGCCGATTGTTGTCCAGTGCGGCAAGGGCAGGCTTATCAATCCCGCAAGGCTTGGAATTGGTGATGCAGGAACTCCCGTCTCCCATCAAGGATGAAGTGGCGATTGTGGTGCGGGAATCGCGGTTGGGCAGGGATTTGGAACATTCGTTGAATGATATGCTCACCCGTGTGTACAGCAGGGATTTGCAGGTGTTTATTAATGCTTTAATCATCCAACGCCGTGCAGGGGGCGATTTGGCTACCGTATTAAATGAAATGGCCAACACCATGGAAGAACGCAAGATAATTAACAAGACCATCGACGCTTCCATCGCTCAAGCACGCTACTCCGCTTACCTGCTTCCGTTGATATCACTGCTGATCGTGATCATGATGAGTCAGATGATTGAAGGATTCTTTGACTTTTTCACGTCTATATTTGGTTTAATTGTTTTAGTCGTTTTCATATTTATGCAGGTTCTAGCATTTTTCTTGATTAAGAAAATCGCCGACATCCGGTTTTAA
- a CDS encoding CpaF family protein: MHDTQLDQLAKHFKTRLLRETDLEKLTQMPSAELRVTLDRLIGRYLADEQVVITQHGRERLISRIINESVGYGPLESLLEDEDITEIVVNGPNEVFYEKKGQLHKTDIQFRDEEALRHVIDRIVAPIGRRIDVSSPMVDARLPDGSRVNAVIPPISLKGSLVSIRKFRKDPISLDDLIGFGSLNRDMGQFLTSLVKAKLNIIISGGTGSGKTTLLNALACFIPENERIVTIEDMAELRIPHGHVAGMEARPSNVEGKGEVTIRQLVRNALRMRPDRIIVGEVRGSEAFDMLQAMNTGHEGSLTTVHSNSPSDALSRLQAMVMMSGMDLPTDIIQQYLVGAIDVIIQISRLPDGQRKMMEIAEIHEEPDGSVKVRDIFQYVQTNVTEEGKVEGYFTATGTVPACLDRLKAYGVPMDPEVFRPMAQEGIT; this comes from the coding sequence ATGCATGACACCCAATTGGATCAACTGGCGAAACATTTTAAGACCCGTCTGTTGAGAGAGACGGATCTGGAAAAGTTGACTCAGATGCCGTCCGCCGAACTGAGGGTTACGTTGGACCGGCTGATCGGGCGATATCTAGCGGACGAACAAGTTGTGATCACACAACATGGTCGTGAGCGGTTGATCTCCCGCATCATTAATGAATCCGTCGGTTATGGGCCGTTAGAGTCATTGCTGGAAGATGAGGATATTACGGAAATTGTGGTGAATGGACCCAATGAAGTGTTTTATGAAAAGAAGGGACAGCTTCATAAAACCGACATTCAATTTCGGGATGAGGAAGCCCTGCGCCATGTGATCGACCGGATCGTTGCTCCTATTGGCCGTCGAATCGATGTCAGCTCTCCGATGGTGGATGCCCGATTACCCGATGGCTCCCGTGTGAATGCCGTTATCCCTCCCATCAGTTTAAAAGGGTCCTTGGTATCCATACGGAAATTTAGAAAAGATCCGATTTCGCTGGATGACTTAATCGGCTTCGGTAGCCTTAATCGGGATATGGGCCAATTTTTGACCAGTTTGGTAAAAGCAAAATTAAATATTATTATCTCCGGCGGTACAGGCAGCGGAAAAACGACCCTGCTAAACGCCTTGGCTTGTTTTATCCCGGAAAATGAACGGATCGTCACCATTGAAGATATGGCCGAGCTTCGGATTCCCCATGGGCATGTAGCAGGGATGGAAGCGCGCCCCTCCAATGTGGAAGGCAAAGGGGAAGTGACCATACGACAATTGGTACGAAACGCACTACGGATGCGGCCTGATCGGATCATCGTTGGGGAAGTGCGGGGATCGGAGGCATTTGACATGTTACAGGCGATGAATACCGGTCATGAAGGTTCACTGACAACGGTGCACTCCAACTCCCCCTCCGATGCCTTAAGTCGTTTGCAAGCGATGGTCATGATGTCGGGGATGGATCTGCCTACCGATATCATCCAGCAGTACTTGGTGGGGGCCATCGATGTCATTATCCAAATCAGTCGTCTGCCCGACGGTCAAAGAAAGATGATGGAAATCGCCGAGATTCATGAGGAACCGGACGGCAGTGTGAAGGTACGGGATATCTTCCAGTACGTTCAGACCAACGTGACGGAAGAGGGAAAAGTAGAAGGATATTTTACAGCCACAGGTACCGTACCCGCCTGTTTGGATCGACTGAAAGCATACGGAGTACCGATGGATCCGGAAGTATTCCGGCCGATGGCCCAGGAGGGTATAACATGA
- a CDS encoding AAA family ATPase has protein sequence MPVQHKLLIVSEDKNQAEDLRSKVATKFPKNHCLESSEVRKEIVRLKPDIVVLHEQKSGNSVQLIPYISREVPDALIVYLTERRDPLRTRDVNRAGAFDILFLPEEIQALEDVLGRAVRALESQSVKDEAAASFSWAQGKVMAFYSGKGGQGRSLVTSTLAQTIGLDSNSSVLLVDLNLQYGGIETILQLTSDRHIYDLDPVLQELNDNHIRSVTVVEPKSQIEVLASPGSAEIAEQVTEEHVERLLRTARLYYDYILVDLPSEMTPINYTVLEEADQIGYVMIPDMLSMTALNSVLDLFSKLGIDPANRLNLILNRMSRETELTQKDVSKHFPYPVIASLRDDNKRTQQILNQGKLIRSSRSERGLSLFARDVQKLARWLLTMDSMKSA, from the coding sequence ATGCCAGTTCAACATAAACTTCTCATCGTCAGTGAAGATAAGAATCAAGCAGAAGATTTACGTTCCAAAGTGGCTACCAAGTTTCCTAAGAACCATTGTCTGGAGTCAAGTGAAGTGCGAAAAGAAATCGTTCGATTAAAACCAGACATCGTCGTGTTGCATGAACAAAAAAGCGGGAACAGCGTTCAACTGATTCCGTATATATCCCGAGAGGTTCCCGACGCTTTGATCGTATACTTGACGGAACGGCGAGACCCTTTACGTACAAGGGATGTGAACCGGGCGGGAGCATTCGACATCTTATTTTTGCCGGAAGAAATACAAGCGCTGGAAGACGTATTGGGCAGAGCGGTCCGTGCCTTAGAGAGTCAAAGTGTGAAAGATGAAGCAGCTGCCAGCTTTTCCTGGGCACAAGGAAAGGTGATGGCTTTTTACAGCGGAAAAGGGGGACAAGGCAGAAGTTTGGTCACTTCCACACTCGCCCAGACCATCGGCTTGGACTCCAACTCCAGCGTTCTCTTAGTGGATCTTAACCTTCAGTATGGGGGCATTGAAACGATTCTTCAATTGACTAGTGATCGCCATATCTATGATCTAGATCCGGTATTGCAGGAGTTGAATGACAACCATATTCGCAGTGTCACCGTGGTAGAGCCAAAATCGCAAATCGAGGTTCTGGCAAGTCCGGGGAGCGCGGAAATAGCGGAACAAGTAACAGAAGAGCACGTGGAGCGCCTGTTGCGTACGGCCCGATTGTATTATGACTACATCTTGGTTGATCTGCCTTCCGAGATGACGCCGATTAATTACACGGTATTAGAAGAAGCGGATCAGATCGGGTATGTGATGATTCCCGATATGCTTTCCATGACGGCTTTAAACAGTGTGTTGGATCTCTTCTCGAAATTGGGGATTGATCCAGCCAACCGCCTGAACTTAATTCTAAATCGAATGAGCCGTGAGACAGAGTTAACGCAAAAAGATGTTTCGAAACACTTTCCGTATCCTGTTATTGCTTCATTGCGCGACGACAATAAACGGACTCAGCAGATTTTGAATCAGGGTAAGCTGATTCGATCGTCACGTAGCGAGCGGGGTTTGTCCTTATTTGCTCGCGATGTTCAGAAATTGGCTCGTTGGCTTTTGACCATGGATTCCATGAAGTCCGCTTAG
- a CDS encoding flp pilus assembly protein CpaB, whose product MQDAKRRAIIFLILALGLAAIAGFMFMQKVSAVDSRLGNHATVYVAAKDISSREPLSSEHFKEVKVPVQYVQESAVTDLNQIQLGDYPYSIDRLISISPMEEGDLLTRNILKSQSFLTANDKRMVTLAQSDRVKFDGSLEVNDRVDIVVSNRSNGNVKTSVFMRDVPVVAMTGDGKGIGLEMTLKEAEKLIHEENFAVSIRVLKAPSEGSKKRRSSDQEKEGNEQQGAPPSTEDGSQQNENHPHTSPSDEGDTVDPNNSNGENQDSGL is encoded by the coding sequence ATGCAAGACGCAAAGCGCAGAGCCATCATTTTTCTCATATTAGCACTGGGTTTAGCGGCGATCGCGGGCTTTATGTTCATGCAAAAGGTGAGTGCGGTCGATTCACGACTGGGGAACCACGCAACAGTGTATGTGGCGGCGAAGGACATTTCGTCCAGGGAGCCTTTATCCTCAGAACACTTCAAAGAGGTGAAAGTCCCTGTCCAATATGTTCAGGAATCGGCTGTAACCGATTTGAATCAGATTCAATTGGGGGATTACCCCTACTCCATTGATCGCTTAATTTCGATTTCTCCTATGGAAGAAGGAGACTTGCTTACCCGAAATATTTTAAAATCACAGTCGTTCCTAACAGCCAATGATAAACGGATGGTAACGCTGGCTCAGTCGGACCGTGTGAAGTTTGATGGATCACTAGAAGTGAACGACCGCGTTGATATTGTCGTTTCAAACAGAAGTAACGGTAATGTAAAAACCAGTGTTTTTATGAGAGATGTTCCGGTAGTGGCCATGACAGGGGATGGGAAAGGGATCGGGCTGGAGATGACCCTTAAAGAAGCCGAGAAGCTGATTCATGAAGAAAACTTTGCTGTATCCATCCGTGTCTTAAAAGCTCCCAGCGAAGGGTCGAAGAAAAGGAGATCTTCCGATCAAGAGAAAGAAGGAAATGAACAGCAAGGAGCACCTCCATCCACTGAGGATGGCAGCCAACAAAATGAGAATCACCCTCACACCTCTCCTTCTGATGAAGGGGATACCGTTGACCCCAATAATTCAAATGGAGAAAATCAAGATTCCGGTTTGTAA
- a CDS encoding prepilin peptidase produces the protein MAEHVLYWILIGLLIAATVTDLRERLIYDRFVLIGVAAAVIIRMFHRPEPWWNYILTGVIVLIVLTVIAALTNERSIGGGDVKLFAMIGLAVGWEPFLSIFLLSHVLAAVVVFGVKLFRWSSVGKHTEFPFAPFILAAVLVVYWFQ, from the coding sequence TTGGCGGAACACGTATTATATTGGATTCTCATCGGACTATTAATTGCAGCAACCGTTACCGATTTGAGAGAGAGACTCATCTACGACCGCTTTGTCTTAATCGGAGTGGCCGCCGCAGTAATCATCCGAATGTTTCACCGCCCGGAACCCTGGTGGAACTACATATTGACCGGAGTCATCGTGCTCATCGTGTTAACAGTCATCGCAGCTTTGACAAACGAACGTTCCATCGGCGGCGGAGATGTAAAGCTGTTCGCTATGATCGGGTTGGCGGTGGGATGGGAGCCGTTTTTGTCGATCTTTTTGTTGTCTCATGTGTTGGCGGCGGTTGTGGTGTTTGGCGTGAAGCTTTTCCGGTGGTCCAGTGTAGGCAAGCATACCGAATTTCCGTTTGCCCCGTTTATATTGGCGGCAGTTTTAGTGGTTTACTGGTTTCAGTGA
- the ggt gene encoding gamma-glutamyltransferase codes for MGKGKRMAGWSLVLLLVFSLALPGVSVAEGTMPPSGDKQVDVGRNGMVVTATEEASRVGAHVLRKGGNAVDAAVAIQFALQVSEPMMSGIGGGGFMMVYEKRRDRVTIIDSRERAPAGATPDMFLDENGRIIPFAVRSTHGNAVGVPGTLMGLDTALKRWGTRPMAELIQPSIRMADRGVRVNRVLAQAIQDHQEKLSRTPAKDVFLPDGEPLQEGDRLVQKDLAKTFRTIQWYGPSVFYRGKIGAKIADTVQEYGGTMTRADLARYRLTIDEPVRGSFQGYEIVTMPPPSSGGITALQILTMLEDQHIGQYDVRSPEKYHLFAEASRLAYADRGTYIGDPAFVTVPQRGMLHPDYLRERSALIDREQANPHVEPGDPWAYQGGSATGEATRQEDDRPGGETTHFTVADRWGNLVSYTTTIEQLFGTGIMVPGTGILLNNELTDFDARPGGPNEVQPGKRPMSSMTPTIVFQGGNPVMTVGSPGGPTIIASVAQTILNVLEYDMALKDAIEEPRIYTNAYPNIRWEPGIPDDVRADLEARGHRFEAAPRDIGNVNAIWIDPATGLYHGAADSTREGVAIGIGGKRPRR; via the coding sequence ATGGGTAAAGGAAAGCGCATGGCTGGTTGGTCGCTGGTCTTGTTGTTGGTTTTTTCACTGGCGCTGCCCGGTGTCTCCGTTGCCGAGGGAACGATGCCCCCCTCAGGGGACAAACAGGTGGACGTGGGGCGAAACGGCATGGTGGTGACCGCTACTGAGGAAGCCTCCCGTGTAGGAGCCCATGTGCTGCGTAAAGGCGGAAACGCGGTGGATGCCGCCGTCGCCATCCAGTTTGCGCTGCAAGTGTCAGAGCCGATGATGTCCGGCATCGGCGGGGGCGGATTTATGATGGTTTACGAGAAAAGGAGGGACCGCGTCACCATCATCGACAGCCGCGAGCGCGCCCCGGCGGGGGCGACTCCCGACATGTTCCTGGATGAAAACGGGCGCATCATTCCCTTTGCCGTCCGATCCACACACGGCAACGCCGTCGGCGTGCCCGGCACCCTGATGGGACTGGATACGGCCCTGAAGCGGTGGGGGACTCGGCCCATGGCCGAGTTGATCCAGCCCTCCATCCGCATGGCGGACAGAGGTGTGCGGGTCAACCGCGTGCTGGCCCAGGCGATCCAGGACCACCAGGAAAAATTGTCCCGCACCCCGGCCAAAGACGTCTTTCTGCCTGACGGGGAGCCCTTACAAGAAGGGGACCGGCTGGTGCAAAAAGATCTGGCCAAAACCTTCCGCACGATCCAGTGGTATGGACCGAGTGTTTTCTACCGCGGAAAGATCGGGGCGAAAATCGCCGATACCGTCCAGGAGTACGGCGGCACCATGACCCGGGCCGACCTGGCCCGCTATCGCCTCACCATCGATGAACCGGTGCGCGGCAGCTTCCAGGGATACGAGATCGTCACCATGCCTCCGCCCAGCTCCGGCGGCATTACGGCCCTCCAGATCCTGACCATGCTGGAGGATCAACACATCGGCCAATACGACGTCCGCTCCCCGGAAAAATATCATCTCTTTGCCGAGGCCAGCCGCCTGGCCTACGCCGACCGTGGAACCTACATCGGGGATCCCGCCTTCGTCACCGTCCCCCAGCGCGGCATGCTCCACCCCGACTACTTACGGGAGCGGTCCGCCCTCATCGATCGGGAGCAGGCCAATCCCCACGTAGAGCCGGGAGACCCCTGGGCGTATCAGGGCGGCTCTGCCACAGGGGAAGCCACTCGGCAAGAGGATGACCGGCCCGGCGGCGAAACCACCCACTTCACCGTCGCCGACCGCTGGGGCAACCTGGTCTCCTACACCACCACCATCGAGCAGCTCTTCGGCACCGGCATCATGGTACCCGGCACCGGCATCCTGCTGAACAACGAGCTGACCGACTTTGACGCCCGCCCCGGCGGCCCCAACGAAGTCCAGCCCGGCAAACGGCCCATGAGTTCCATGACCCCCACCATCGTCTTTCAGGGCGGCAACCCCGTCATGACCGTCGGTTCCCCGGGCGGCCCCACCATCATCGCCTCCGTCGCCCAGACGATCCTAAACGTCCTGGAATACGACATGGCCTTAAAAGACGCCATCGAGGAACCCCGCATCTACACCAACGCCTATCCCAACATCCGCTGGGAGCCCGGCATCCCCGATGACGTTCGCGCCGACCTGGAAGCCCGCGGCCACCGCTTCGAAGCCGCTCCTCGGGACATCGGCAACGTCAACGCCATCTGGATCGACCCCGCCACTGGCCTCTACCACGGCGCGGCCGACTCCACCCGGGAAGGCGTAGCAATCGGGATCGGGGGGAAACGGCCGAGGAGATGA
- a CDS encoding glycerophosphodiester phosphodiesterase family protein: MKTNGGNRGWKGLLWITAAVVAVKGGWGVLTPAPAEAVALPSSPATENIAHRGASGHAPESTLPAFRLANRMGADWIELDVHQTRDGELAVIHDKSVNRTTNGQGAVKNLTLSQLKRLDAGSWFDATHPKQTVSYRGARIPTLEEVLLSQGKQGRFCIEIKEGLPVGVEKQVLDTLKRHGLLPRHQPERVMIQSFDPHVLKRIRQSHPRLTLVQLIHFREAGSLSRPGLQQIADYADAIGYHQRRMERDDIRRAHREGLRIHAYTVNRKKKMRQLMDWGVDAICTNFPDRLRDVKRERHR, translated from the coding sequence ATGAAAACAAACGGCGGAAACCGGGGATGGAAGGGACTGCTGTGGATCACGGCGGCAGTAGTGGCAGTAAAGGGGGGATGGGGCGTACTTACGCCCGCACCGGCCGAGGCGGTCGCTCTCCCTTCTTCACCCGCGACTGAAAACATCGCCCACCGGGGAGCTTCCGGGCATGCACCGGAATCGACACTGCCCGCTTTCCGCCTGGCAAACCGCATGGGAGCCGATTGGATCGAGTTGGATGTGCACCAAACCCGGGACGGGGAGTTGGCGGTGATCCACGACAAGAGCGTAAACCGAACCACCAATGGGCAAGGAGCGGTAAAAAATCTCACCCTGAGCCAGTTGAAACGGCTGGATGCCGGCTCCTGGTTTGACGCCACCCATCCAAAGCAGACGGTTTCGTATCGGGGAGCCCGCATCCCTACCCTGGAGGAAGTGCTGCTTTCCCAGGGAAAACAGGGCCGTTTTTGTATCGAGATCAAGGAAGGGTTGCCCGTCGGGGTGGAAAAACAGGTGCTGGATACGTTGAAACGACACGGGTTGCTCCCCCGTCACCAGCCGGAACGGGTCATGATCCAGTCCTTTGATCCCCATGTGTTAAAACGAATCCGGCAGTCCCACCCCCGGCTCACGCTGGTTCAGCTGATCCACTTCCGGGAAGCGGGCTCCCTCTCCCGCCCCGGGCTACAGCAAATCGCCGATTATGCCGACGCCATCGGTTATCATCAACGGCGGATGGAGCGGGACGACATCCGGCGCGCCCACCGCGAAGGATTGCGGATCCATGCCTATACGGTCAACCGCAAAAAGAAGATGCGCCAATTGATGGACTGGGGCGTGGATGCCATCTGCACCAATTTCCCCGACCGGCTGCGAGACGTCAAAAGGGAGCGTCACCGATAA
- the lysS gene encoding lysine--tRNA ligase translates to MSDEARVDAQPEEQNELLRIRREKMDSLRERGIDPFGRKFERSHTAREILDAFDAFSKEEIEEKGQSVVIAGRLVAKRKQGKASFAHLQDQSGRIQIYVRKDQVGEEQYETFTTADLGDWLGISGTVFKTNRGETSVKAASVTFLSKSLRPLPEKFHGLKDVELRYRKRYLDLIMNPDVKETFVARSRIISTLRRWLDDQGYLEVETPTLHTIPGGAAARPFITHHNALDRELFMRIAIELHLKRLIVGGIEKVYEIGRVYRNEGISTRHNPEFTMMELYEAYADFEDIMDLTERMITHAAREVKGTTTLSYGDHVVELGQPWARRHMVDLVKEHTGVDFWRQMSDEEAHALAEEHGVDVKPSMTFGHIVNEFFEQKVEEHLIQPTFVYGHPVAISPLAKKNDDDPRFTDRFELFIVGREHANAFTELNDPVDQRERFEAQVKEKAQGNDEAHPMDEDFLEALEYGMPPTGGLGIGIDRLVMLFTDSPSIRDVLLFPVMRDQG, encoded by the coding sequence ATGAGCGATGAAGCGCGCGTGGACGCGCAGCCAGAAGAACAAAACGAGCTGTTGCGGATCCGGCGGGAGAAGATGGATTCCCTGCGAGAGCGGGGCATCGATCCCTTCGGCCGCAAATTTGAACGGTCCCATACCGCCCGGGAGATCCTGGATGCCTTTGATGCGTTCTCCAAAGAGGAGATCGAAGAAAAAGGCCAGTCCGTCGTGATTGCCGGCCGCCTGGTGGCCAAGCGGAAGCAGGGGAAGGCTTCTTTTGCCCACCTGCAGGATCAGAGCGGACGCATCCAGATCTACGTCCGGAAGGATCAGGTCGGGGAGGAGCAATACGAAACCTTCACCACCGCCGATCTGGGGGACTGGCTGGGGATTTCCGGCACCGTCTTTAAAACCAACCGCGGCGAAACCAGTGTCAAGGCGGCGTCCGTCACCTTCCTGTCCAAGTCGCTGCGTCCCCTGCCGGAGAAATTCCACGGACTGAAGGATGTGGAATTGCGTTACCGCAAACGGTATCTCGACCTGATCATGAATCCGGATGTAAAGGAGACCTTCGTCGCCCGCAGCCGGATCATCAGTACTCTGCGCCGTTGGCTGGATGATCAGGGTTATCTGGAAGTGGAGACGCCTACCCTTCACACGATTCCCGGCGGGGCGGCGGCCCGTCCCTTTATCACCCACCATAACGCGCTGGACCGGGAATTGTTTATGCGGATTGCGATTGAGCTTCATCTGAAGCGCCTGATTGTGGGCGGAATCGAGAAGGTGTACGAGATTGGGCGGGTTTACCGCAACGAAGGGATCTCCACCCGCCACAATCCGGAGTTCACCATGATGGAGCTGTATGAAGCCTACGCCGATTTTGAGGACATCATGGATTTGACCGAGCGCATGATCACCCATGCAGCCCGGGAAGTGAAAGGGACCACCACGTTATCCTACGGCGATCATGTGGTGGAACTGGGACAACCCTGGGCGCGCAGGCACATGGTGGACCTGGTGAAAGAACACACCGGCGTCGACTTCTGGCGGCAGATGAGCGATGAAGAGGCCCATGCCCTCGCTGAGGAACACGGCGTGGACGTGAAACCGTCCATGACGTTCGGCCATATCGTCAATGAATTTTTTGAGCAAAAGGTGGAGGAACACCTGATTCAGCCCACCTTTGTCTATGGTCACCCGGTGGCGATCTCCCCGCTGGCCAAGAAGAATGACGACGATCCCCGCTTCACTGATCGCTTTGAGTTATTTATCGTCGGTCGGGAGCATGCCAATGCATTCACTGAGCTGAACGACCCCGTGGACCAACGGGAGCGCTTTGAAGCCCAGGTGAAGGAGAAGGCCCAAGGGAACGATGAGGCCCATCCCATGGATGAAGATTTCCTGGAAGCGCTGGAATACGGGATGCCTCCCACCGGCGGTCTCGGGATCGGGATTGACCGGTTGGTGATGCTGTTCACAGACAGTCCCTCCATTCGTGATGTCCTGTTGTTCCCGGTGATGCGGGATCAAGGCTGA
- the dusB gene encoding tRNA dihydrouridine synthase DusB has protein sequence MTKTLKIGPVETANNVVLAPMAGVCNPAFRLIAKEFGCGLVCAEMVSDRAILNGNQRTQQMLYVDEREKPLSLQIVGGDRETLVEAAKIVDQQTNADIIDINMGCPVPKVTKCEAGARLLLDPGKIETIVSAVVAAVSKPVTVKMRIGWDDEHIYAVENAKAVERAGGQAVAVHGRTRVQMYTGKADWDIIRQVKEAVDIPVIGNGDVASPEDAKRMLELTGCDGVMIGRAALGNPWMLYRTVHYLTTGELLPEPKPREKIEIALVHMDRLIRLRGEEVAVREMRKHAAWYLRGMRGAAKIKDRVNEQVSRDGMTEVLLGFIEELEAREGKRVIPA, from the coding sequence ATGACGAAAACCTTAAAAATCGGGCCGGTAGAAACGGCCAACAACGTGGTGCTGGCTCCGATGGCTGGCGTTTGCAACCCGGCCTTCCGCCTGATTGCCAAGGAATTCGGCTGCGGGTTGGTCTGTGCCGAGATGGTGAGCGACCGCGCCATCTTAAACGGCAACCAGCGCACCCAGCAGATGCTGTACGTGGATGAGCGGGAAAAACCCCTCAGCTTACAGATCGTCGGCGGGGATCGGGAGACGCTGGTGGAGGCCGCCAAAATCGTCGATCAGCAGACCAACGCCGATATTATCGATATCAACATGGGTTGCCCGGTGCCCAAGGTGACCAAGTGCGAGGCGGGAGCCCGTCTGCTGTTGGACCCCGGCAAAATTGAGACGATCGTCTCCGCTGTGGTGGCGGCGGTGAGCAAACCGGTGACGGTGAAGATGCGGATCGGCTGGGATGATGAACACATCTACGCCGTCGAAAACGCCAAGGCGGTGGAACGGGCCGGCGGTCAAGCCGTAGCCGTCCACGGGCGCACCCGGGTGCAGATGTATACGGGTAAAGCGGACTGGGACATCATCCGACAGGTGAAGGAAGCCGTCGACATCCCCGTGATCGGCAACGGCGATGTCGCAAGTCCCGAAGACGCCAAGCGGATGCTGGAGTTGACCGGCTGCGACGGCGTCATGATCGGCCGAGCCGCTCTGGGCAATCCGTGGATGCTGTATCGGACCGTTCACTATCTGACGACCGGTGAACTGCTGCCGGAGCCAAAGCCGCGGGAGAAGATCGAGATCGCCCTGGTGCACATGGATCGCCTGATCCGGCTGCGGGGGGAAGAAGTGGCCGTCCGCGAGATGCGCAAGCACGCCGCCTGGTACCTGCGCGGCATGCGCGGCGCCGCCAAGATCAAGGATCGGGTCAACGAGCAGGTGAGCCGTGACGGAATGACCGAGGTGCTGCTGGGCTTTATCGAGGAGCTGGAAGCCCGCGAAGGCAAACGGGTCATCCCCGCCTGA